In one window of Candidatus Binatia bacterium DNA:
- a CDS encoding peroxiredoxin: MAIKVGDRLPLHLKLKEMTDNGPRDVSLEEIFKGKKVVLFAVPGAFTPTCSAKHLPGFIEKADEIKAKGVDEIVCIAVNDAFVMGAWGKASGATGKVRLLADGNAEFTKAVGLELDASGFGMGLRSQRYAMIVEDGVVRELLVEPGPGLSVSSADSVLAKLS; this comes from the coding sequence ATGGCCATTAAAGTTGGAGACCGGTTGCCGTTGCACCTCAAGCTCAAAGAGATGACCGACAATGGTCCGCGCGACGTCAGCTTGGAGGAAATTTTCAAGGGGAAGAAGGTCGTATTGTTTGCTGTGCCCGGTGCCTTCACACCGACATGCTCAGCCAAACACCTGCCTGGCTTCATTGAGAAGGCTGATGAAATCAAGGCCAAAGGTGTCGACGAGATCGTCTGCATCGCTGTGAACGATGCTTTCGTCATGGGCGCTTGGGGCAAGGCGAGCGGGGCGACCGGCAAGGTTCGCCTCCTGGCAGACGGCAATGCGGAGTTCACCAAGGCAGTCGGCTTGGAACTCGATGCGTCCGGCTTCGGCATGGGCTTGCGATCGCAACGCTATGCGATGATCGTCGAAGATGGCGTCGTGCGAGAATTGCTAGTGGAACCTGGCCCGGGCTTGAGCGTATCGAGCGCAGACTCGGTACTTGCCAAGCTCTCGTGA
- a CDS encoding CDGSH iron-sulfur domain-containing protein, with translation MPDVKIKVLKDGPYEVHGDVELLDAKKNPIPIPERPFYLCRCGHSANKPFCDGSHKEVGFKANGNP, from the coding sequence ATGCCCGACGTGAAAATTAAGGTACTGAAGGACGGTCCCTACGAGGTTCACGGGGATGTCGAGCTGTTGGATGCGAAGAAAAACCCCATCCCGATTCCGGAGAGGCCCTTTTACTTATGCCGGTGCGGACATTCGGCGAACAAGCCTTTTTGTGACGGGTCACACAAAGAAGTAGGCTTCAAGGCGAATGGGAATCCTTGA
- a CDS encoding class I SAM-dependent methyltransferase, which produces MRHLVLADAAALPFRDGVFTLVTASMVAEHLERPEDVFAEVARVAAPGARFIVFTPNNWNSAMIVARLTPHWFHLAYKRLTYFLNRREWRSFEDDVFPSWYRANTVSALRRLAEQAGLREARITRHGLAHSFGFVKPLYVLSLLFERLIDRPALEFLKADILAIFEKPAAAP; this is translated from the coding sequence TTGCGCCATCTGGTCCTCGCTGATGCTGCCGCCTTACCGTTCCGCGACGGGGTGTTCACTTTAGTCACTGCATCGATGGTGGCCGAGCACCTCGAACGTCCCGAGGACGTGTTTGCAGAAGTCGCACGTGTTGCGGCCCCGGGTGCGCGTTTTATCGTGTTCACGCCGAATAACTGGAACTCTGCCATGATCGTCGCCCGACTCACGCCGCATTGGTTCCATCTCGCATACAAGCGACTTACGTATTTCCTTAATCGGCGCGAATGGCGGAGTTTCGAGGACGATGTGTTTCCTAGCTGGTATCGAGCGAATACCGTTTCGGCACTGCGCCGGTTAGCTGAGCAAGCCGGCTTGCGAGAGGCGCGCATTACCCGTCACGGGCTGGCTCATTCGTTCGGATTCGTGAAGCCGCTCTACGTACTTTCGCTCTTATTCGAGCGCTTGATCGATCGTCCGGCCCTCGAATTTCTCAAGGCGGACATCCTGGCAATTTTCGAAAAGCCAGCAGCAGCACCCTAA
- a CDS encoding NUDIX domain-containing protein, producing the protein MSSGPTPSKSPRASKQTASKRGKEVSAGCVVTRVHNGVTEVLLVHPRGATFRKPLFGIPKGHVEPGEQPEEAAVRETKEETGLDVHIVGDLGTIRQKSGKVVHGYWAVLDPRSAAAIDERGRCIKSDGHEVDVCRFYPLDRAEPLMIPAQREFLMRLRERLQTGYPQDSGQPRTEGSGRS; encoded by the coding sequence GTGTCGTCAGGACCAACGCCATCGAAGAGCCCGCGGGCAAGTAAGCAAACAGCCTCCAAACGAGGCAAAGAAGTTTCTGCCGGTTGTGTCGTCACCCGCGTCCACAACGGAGTAACCGAAGTCCTTCTCGTTCACCCCCGCGGGGCGACCTTCCGAAAACCTCTGTTCGGAATCCCCAAGGGGCACGTAGAACCCGGGGAGCAACCGGAAGAGGCGGCGGTACGCGAAACGAAAGAGGAGACCGGCCTCGACGTCCACATTGTTGGTGACCTTGGCACGATCCGACAAAAGTCCGGTAAGGTTGTGCACGGTTACTGGGCCGTTCTCGATCCGAGAAGTGCTGCGGCGATTGACGAGCGAGGCCGCTGCATCAAGTCCGACGGGCACGAGGTGGATGTGTGTCGCTTTTACCCGTTGGACCGAGCGGAACCCCTGATGATCCCCGCGCAGCGGGAGTTCCTTATGCGCCTGCGGGAGCGGCTCCAAACTGGCTACCCCCAAGACAGTGGTCAGCCGCGAACAGAAGGATCCGGGCGCTCCTGA
- a CDS encoding GH1 family beta-glucosidase: MATFPAGFVWGTATSAYQIEGAWNEDGKGPSIWDTFTHTPGKIVDDSTGDVACDHYHRYREDIDLMARLGLKAYRFSISWPRIFPSGHGVMNTAGLDFYDRLVDTLCARGIEPFVTLYHWDLPQALQECGGWESRLTAEAFAEDVAAGALRLGDRVAHWITLNEPLAVVVAGYVLGLHPPAKQDIAAAVQVSHNLNVAHSLAVRALRALCPKTQVGITHVSLPVYPASDSPEDKAAAERWDCLVNRWFWEPSLLGHYPAEARAMLAAFDPRLVIDDDEHLAPPIDFFGHNSYTRAVVRHEPSVPVLAATQVAQVGKPHTAMGWEVYPDHLYDSLVRITRDYGRPAIFITENGASYPDQVRDGRVADPERVEYLHQHLLRAARAIADGVPLRGYFCWSLLDNFEWTFGYTQRFGIVYVDFDSQQRIVKDSGYFYSSVVRTNAIEEPAGK, translated from the coding sequence ATGGCAACGTTTCCCGCTGGATTTGTTTGGGGTACGGCCACCTCCGCCTATCAGATTGAAGGCGCGTGGAACGAAGACGGTAAAGGCCCCTCCATTTGGGATACGTTCACCCACACGCCCGGCAAGATTGTCGACGATAGCACTGGAGACGTCGCTTGCGACCACTACCACCGGTACCGCGAGGACATCGATCTGATGGCTCGCTTAGGACTCAAGGCCTACCGCTTTTCCATCTCCTGGCCGCGCATCTTCCCTTCAGGTCACGGCGTGATGAATACGGCGGGACTCGATTTCTACGACCGCCTCGTCGATACCCTCTGCGCGCGAGGAATCGAACCGTTCGTGACTCTGTACCACTGGGACCTGCCCCAGGCCTTGCAAGAATGCGGCGGTTGGGAGTCGCGCCTCACTGCCGAAGCTTTTGCCGAGGATGTGGCCGCGGGTGCGCTCCGTCTGGGTGATCGTGTCGCCCACTGGATTACGCTCAATGAACCTCTCGCGGTGGTTGTTGCTGGCTACGTGTTGGGCCTTCACCCTCCGGCAAAGCAAGACATTGCGGCAGCGGTTCAAGTTTCCCACAACTTAAACGTGGCGCACAGCCTTGCGGTGCGGGCACTGCGCGCCCTGTGCCCTAAAACTCAAGTCGGGATCACCCACGTTTCCCTACCCGTGTATCCCGCATCAGATTCCCCCGAAGACAAAGCTGCGGCGGAACGCTGGGATTGTTTGGTCAACCGGTGGTTTTGGGAGCCGAGTTTGCTGGGTCACTACCCAGCCGAGGCGCGCGCAATGCTCGCCGCGTTCGACCCACGTCTCGTGATTGACGATGACGAGCACCTCGCGCCACCGATCGACTTCTTCGGTCATAACAGTTACACGCGCGCGGTCGTGCGCCACGAGCCGAGTGTACCTGTGCTCGCCGCTACGCAGGTGGCGCAAGTGGGCAAGCCGCACACTGCAATGGGATGGGAAGTCTATCCTGACCATTTGTACGACTCACTGGTGCGAATCACCCGCGACTACGGCCGGCCGGCAATTTTTATAACCGAAAATGGTGCCTCCTACCCCGACCAGGTGCGGGATGGCCGGGTAGCGGATCCCGAACGAGTGGAGTACCTCCACCAGCACCTTCTCCGCGCCGCTCGTGCAATTGCCGATGGGGTGCCGCTGCGAGGGTATTTCTGCTGGTCCTTGCTCGACAACTTCGAGTGGACCTTTGGTTACACGCAACGCTTCGGAATCGTGTACGTCGACTTCGACTCGCAGCAACGGATCGTTAAAGATAGCGGCTACTTTTACTCGAGTGTCGTCAGGACCAACGCCATCGAAGAGCCCGCGGGCAAGTAA
- a CDS encoding DUF721 domain-containing protein, producing MNKAEGASTCTPLAETLRGILRRLDAEQNLDVYRLFAQWEAVVGQQIARRVQPLELRNGVLLLLAASATWRQELEFLKPQLLDSINAHVGPGRVRDLVIVVGSPRSKANSDRPRVAAPSLPKSAVEPLANWEAEVARVRDPELANAFRRLVEARERLRSRLEAEPAKTRGGTRPRNARRHERRERGV from the coding sequence ATGAACAAAGCCGAAGGTGCTTCCACTTGCACGCCTTTAGCGGAAACTTTGCGCGGAATTTTGCGCCGGCTCGATGCAGAGCAAAACCTCGATGTTTACCGTTTATTCGCGCAATGGGAAGCCGTGGTCGGCCAGCAAATTGCGCGGCGGGTTCAACCGCTGGAGCTGCGTAACGGCGTGTTGTTGCTGCTCGCCGCCTCGGCAACGTGGCGGCAGGAATTGGAGTTTTTAAAGCCACAGCTGCTCGACAGCATCAACGCCCACGTTGGTCCCGGTCGTGTGCGGGACTTGGTCATCGTCGTTGGGAGCCCGCGCTCAAAGGCCAATTCCGACAGACCGCGTGTAGCCGCTCCCAGTTTGCCGAAGAGCGCTGTCGAGCCGCTTGCCAACTGGGAAGCAGAGGTTGCGCGCGTGCGAGATCCTGAACTTGCCAACGCCTTTCGCCGCTTGGTCGAGGCGCGCGAGCGCTTGCGCTCACGATTGGAGGCAGAGCCGGCAAAGACCCGGGGCGGGACGCGACCGCGCAACGCACGGCGACACGAACGTCGAGAGCGAGGGGTTTAA
- a CDS encoding vitamin B12-dependent ribonucleotide reductase produces the protein MANGAQKRKRERPATAAFEVNQLEQRGSNRGLRVQRYFTQPGVDPFDCVEWEVRKAVITGEKGEVVFEQDNVEVPKAWSQLATSVVVSKYFRGPLGSPERERSVRQLIGRVVRTLRSWGERQGYFATQADAEAFSAELTHLLLEQKMAFNSPVWFNVGIEERPQCSACFILSVDDTMESILNWYRNEGIIFKGGSGSGVNLSRIRSSKEKLAGGGTASGPVSFMKAADASAGVIKSGGKTRRAAKMVVLNVDHPDIVEFIRCKEEEEKKAWALIDAGYDGSLDGPAYSSVFFQNANNSVRVPDAFMRAVENDGVWHTRYVLTGEICEEYRARDLFRMIAEAAWVCGDPGMQFDTTINDWHTCPNAGRINASNPCSEYMHLDNSACNLASLNLMKFVDEGGNFDVAAFRHAVDITILAQDIIVDNSSYPTPEIERNARRYRQLGLGYANLGALLMSLGLPYDSDAGREYAAAVTALMCGEAYLQSCRIAEAMGPFEGYGADRDGMLRVLRKHASYAHKLDPSLVPLELLTGARRTWDEVVTTSERVGVRNSQVTVLAPTGTIAFMMDCDTTGVEPDIALVKYKKLVGGGMLKIVNSTVPRALKRLGYESSEIQSIVEYIDEHDTIEGAPGLREEHLPVFDCAFKPARGSRSIHYMGHLRMMGAVQPFISGAISKTINMPNSATVQDIMDAYMAAWRLGLKAVAVYRDGCKRTQPLNTARGGGKANTAAQEFQPVRRRLPNDCQSIRHKFDIAGHEGYIHVGLYEDGKPGEIFIKIAKEGSTVSGLMDTIGILTSMALQYGVPLEVLVDKFSHVRFEPSGFTKNPDIPFAKSLIDYIFRFLGSRFLSPEQRSQMGISITPSEGAAGPGSSSSSELQPGGSVAALGFSPQADAPSCQDCGAIMVRNGSCYKCMNCGATSGCS, from the coding sequence ATGGCCAACGGAGCACAGAAGAGGAAGCGAGAGCGGCCAGCAACAGCCGCCTTTGAAGTCAATCAGCTCGAGCAGCGTGGCTCGAACCGGGGCTTGCGTGTTCAGCGTTATTTTACGCAACCGGGAGTCGATCCGTTCGACTGCGTTGAGTGGGAAGTTCGCAAGGCCGTGATCACCGGGGAGAAGGGGGAAGTTGTTTTCGAGCAGGACAACGTCGAGGTTCCCAAGGCGTGGTCACAGTTGGCCACGAGCGTGGTCGTGTCGAAGTACTTCCGGGGGCCTTTGGGCAGCCCTGAGCGCGAGCGCAGCGTCCGGCAGTTAATCGGACGGGTGGTGAGAACACTGCGTTCGTGGGGAGAACGGCAAGGGTATTTTGCGACCCAGGCGGACGCGGAGGCCTTTTCCGCCGAGTTAACGCATCTGCTGTTGGAGCAGAAGATGGCCTTCAACAGCCCCGTGTGGTTCAACGTGGGCATCGAAGAGCGCCCGCAGTGCTCGGCGTGTTTCATCTTGTCGGTGGACGACACGATGGAGTCGATCCTCAACTGGTATCGTAACGAGGGCATCATTTTTAAGGGTGGCTCTGGTTCCGGAGTAAACCTGTCGCGGATTCGGTCGTCGAAGGAAAAGCTTGCCGGAGGTGGCACGGCTTCGGGCCCCGTCTCGTTCATGAAGGCGGCGGACGCCTCTGCGGGCGTGATCAAATCCGGAGGCAAGACGCGGCGCGCCGCAAAAATGGTAGTGCTGAACGTCGACCATCCGGACATCGTGGAGTTCATTCGCTGTAAGGAAGAAGAAGAGAAGAAGGCGTGGGCGCTCATCGACGCCGGATACGATGGCTCCCTCGATGGGCCGGCGTACAGCTCGGTGTTCTTTCAGAACGCGAACAACTCTGTGCGTGTGCCCGATGCGTTCATGCGTGCAGTGGAAAACGACGGTGTTTGGCACACGCGTTACGTGCTCACGGGAGAGATTTGCGAGGAGTATCGCGCTCGAGACTTGTTCCGTATGATCGCCGAGGCTGCTTGGGTTTGTGGCGACCCGGGTATGCAGTTCGATACCACGATTAATGACTGGCACACCTGCCCCAACGCGGGCCGCATCAACGCTTCGAATCCGTGCTCCGAGTACATGCACCTTGACAACTCGGCGTGCAATCTCGCCTCGCTCAATCTGATGAAATTTGTTGATGAGGGTGGAAACTTTGACGTCGCTGCCTTCCGGCACGCGGTGGACATTACCATCCTTGCCCAGGATATCATCGTGGACAACTCGAGCTACCCTACGCCTGAGATCGAGCGTAACGCACGACGCTACCGCCAACTCGGCTTGGGATATGCCAATTTGGGCGCGTTGCTGATGTCGCTCGGCTTGCCGTACGACTCCGACGCGGGGCGAGAGTACGCAGCGGCGGTGACTGCTTTGATGTGCGGGGAAGCGTATTTGCAGTCTTGCCGAATTGCGGAAGCGATGGGTCCGTTCGAAGGCTACGGTGCTGATCGTGACGGCATGCTGCGCGTGCTGCGCAAACACGCGAGTTACGCACACAAGCTTGACCCCAGTCTTGTGCCCCTGGAGCTGCTGACCGGGGCACGGCGAACGTGGGACGAGGTGGTGACGACGAGCGAGCGCGTCGGGGTGCGGAACTCCCAGGTGACCGTGCTCGCACCTACTGGGACGATTGCGTTCATGATGGATTGCGACACCACAGGTGTGGAGCCGGACATCGCGCTTGTGAAATACAAAAAGCTCGTCGGTGGCGGGATGCTGAAGATCGTGAACTCCACCGTACCGCGGGCACTCAAGCGGTTGGGCTACGAATCGAGCGAAATTCAGAGCATCGTGGAATATATCGACGAACATGACACAATTGAGGGGGCGCCCGGCTTGCGGGAAGAGCACCTACCGGTCTTCGACTGCGCATTCAAACCAGCACGGGGCAGCCGCTCCATTCATTACATGGGTCATTTGCGGATGATGGGTGCGGTGCAGCCGTTTATTTCCGGTGCCATTTCCAAAACCATCAACATGCCAAACAGCGCTACCGTCCAGGACATCATGGATGCGTACATGGCGGCGTGGCGCCTGGGTCTCAAAGCGGTGGCTGTATATCGTGACGGTTGCAAGCGTACTCAGCCGCTCAATACGGCAAGGGGCGGCGGTAAGGCGAACACGGCTGCTCAGGAGTTTCAACCGGTGCGCCGGAGGTTACCGAACGACTGCCAATCGATTCGCCACAAGTTCGATATCGCCGGACACGAGGGATACATCCACGTAGGTCTGTACGAGGATGGCAAGCCAGGAGAGATTTTCATCAAGATTGCCAAGGAAGGGAGCACGGTCTCGGGTTTGATGGACACCATTGGCATCCTGACCTCCATGGCCTTGCAATATGGAGTGCCCTTGGAAGTCTTGGTCGATAAGTTCAGTCACGTGCGCTTCGAACCTTCCGGTTTTACCAAGAATCCAGACATTCCGTTTGCGAAGTCGTTGATCGACTACATCTTCCGTTTCCTGGGTTCACGGTTTCTGAGTCCCGAGCAGCGTTCGCAGATGGGAATCTCGATCACCCCGAGCGAGGGCGCCGCTGGTCCGGGGTCGAGTAGCTCTTCAGAGCTTCAACCCGGAGGGAGCGTTGCTGCACTGGGTTTTAGCCCTCAGGCCGACGCCCCGAGCTGCCAGGACTGTGGCGCAATCATGGTGCGCAACGGCAGTTGCTACAAGTGCATGAATTGCGGAGCAACCAGTGGTTGTTCCTGA
- a CDS encoding TetR/AcrR family transcriptional regulator, with translation MTEESHRPPEDIRAAREKILAAAARLFAERGYESTSLAQVARAAKVSKALIFWHFDNKRQLYLSALQKNLEPYHIDREELAGLEEPEQIGRLIESFYQFVNDNVYSVRFFMTLMLRGELASAEPSPGGASSDSVQRVNGLYRAFRESFAEIIARGQQRRVFRPELDPAREAALILVTLVGVLAQQFMLGESPLESKALIDHYKQALFQRLRAHAGQES, from the coding sequence ATGACCGAGGAAAGCCACCGTCCGCCCGAAGACATCCGTGCCGCGCGGGAGAAGATTCTGGCCGCTGCCGCTCGTCTGTTCGCGGAACGCGGCTACGAGTCGACGTCGTTGGCTCAAGTGGCGCGTGCAGCGAAGGTAAGTAAGGCACTGATCTTCTGGCACTTCGATAACAAGCGTCAGCTTTACCTCAGTGCCCTACAAAAGAACTTGGAGCCCTACCACATCGACCGTGAGGAGCTTGCTGGACTAGAGGAACCTGAGCAGATCGGACGGCTCATCGAGTCGTTCTACCAGTTCGTCAACGACAACGTGTACTCGGTTCGCTTCTTCATGACGCTGATGCTCCGCGGCGAATTAGCTAGCGCAGAGCCATCGCCCGGCGGCGCAAGCAGCGACAGCGTGCAGCGGGTAAACGGCCTCTACCGCGCGTTTCGTGAATCGTTCGCAGAGATTATCGCGCGGGGGCAGCAGCGCCGCGTGTTTCGTCCGGAGTTGGACCCCGCGCGGGAAGCAGCGCTTATCCTAGTCACGCTCGTGGGTGTGCTCGCGCAACAGTTTATGTTGGGGGAGTCACCGCTCGAGAGTAAGGCCCTGATCGATCACTACAAACAGGCTTTGTTTCAGCGCCTGCGCGCTCACGCAGGCCAGGAAAGTTAA
- a CDS encoding HEAT repeat domain-containing protein, with protein sequence MWWPTVLSIYLCVVLTLYGCRQAEQAPPAQEDPAALLGAVSVASGYAVVRIERVARIDRVGYRAVVTVEESLSGPLARGERVEIAWEELASRRPPRFSRNDQVLLALAPLSSTSLWLHRFPPQVRSKKIFSVAANGDAFVRSPGPASLDSLKNYVTLEPSVRAGIAGTRALAQIAALGEARLSVAALEILASSADDMQLQDPDVIDALTRALRHTEPTVRQSALSLVRKRSLRILREPVLHLARSHNDELAAQAWDALLSWRDPAIVEPAAAWAGDPREDWRILAARAAGSFALADLIEKLAVDPAPSVRRALAQSLAPIPDHLTRLLRLMDDRDESVRRAAATSAARVGPGAIPHLEDALSSGNSRYAAAALLALAEMGNTARPILERVAAEHPDESLRHFAALALGRPRPEH encoded by the coding sequence ATGTGGTGGCCAACGGTCCTCTCCATCTATCTTTGCGTCGTCCTAACCCTTTACGGTTGTCGCCAAGCAGAACAGGCGCCGCCAGCGCAGGAGGATCCAGCCGCGCTGCTCGGAGCCGTGTCGGTCGCCAGTGGGTACGCCGTCGTGCGAATCGAACGGGTCGCCCGCATCGACCGGGTCGGCTACCGTGCTGTGGTCACTGTGGAGGAATCTCTCTCGGGCCCGCTAGCCCGAGGGGAACGTGTGGAGATTGCGTGGGAGGAACTAGCTTCCCGCAGGCCGCCACGGTTTTCTCGCAACGACCAAGTGCTCCTCGCCCTGGCCCCGCTATCTTCGACCAGCTTGTGGCTCCACCGCTTTCCCCCGCAGGTGCGTTCTAAAAAGATCTTCAGCGTTGCCGCCAATGGCGACGCCTTTGTCCGCAGCCCTGGCCCGGCTTCCCTTGACTCTCTGAAAAACTATGTGACCCTCGAGCCCAGCGTCCGCGCTGGAATCGCCGGTACCAGAGCGCTCGCCCAAATCGCTGCTCTCGGTGAGGCGCGCTTGTCTGTAGCTGCACTGGAAATTCTGGCCAGTAGTGCGGACGACATGCAGCTCCAAGACCCTGATGTGATCGACGCGCTCACCAGAGCTCTGCGTCACACTGAGCCTACCGTCCGGCAGAGTGCGTTGTCTCTCGTCCGCAAGCGGAGCTTGCGAATTCTGCGGGAGCCGGTGTTGCATCTCGCCCGATCGCACAACGACGAGTTGGCAGCGCAGGCTTGGGATGCCTTGCTCTCTTGGCGTGATCCAGCCATTGTCGAGCCCGCTGCGGCTTGGGCGGGTGATCCCCGAGAGGACTGGCGCATCCTTGCCGCTCGCGCGGCCGGAAGTTTCGCGCTGGCCGACCTCATCGAGAAGCTCGCTGTCGATCCAGCACCGAGCGTGCGGCGCGCACTGGCGCAGTCGCTCGCGCCGATACCCGATCACTTGACGCGCCTGCTGAGACTGATGGATGATCGGGACGAGTCTGTGCGCCGTGCCGCTGCCACCAGCGCAGCGCGGGTTGGACCAGGCGCCATCCCACACCTGGAAGACGCGCTCTCCAGTGGAAATTCTCGCTACGCCGCGGCGGCCCTTCTTGCTTTGGCTGAAATGGGCAATACCGCGCGACCCATCTTGGAGCGCGTAGCCGCTGAGCATCCCGACGAAAGCTTGCGCCACTTCGCTGCTTTAGCGCTGGGCCGGCCCAGGCCAGAGCATTGA